One genomic window of Cellulophaga sp. Hel_I_12 includes the following:
- a CDS encoding TatD family hydrolase — MIITDTHTHLYSEAFDSDRDEVIKRAIKNGIQRFFIPAIDSTYTDAMLQLQKAYPDHVFLMAGLHPTHVKEDFEKELQHIEELLANHTYYAIGEIGIDLYWDKSYLKQQQTSFKRQIQIAKKHNLPIVIHCRDAFDEVFEVLEDEKSDDLFGIFHCFTGDYEQAQKAISYGMKLGIGGVVTFKNGKIDTFLAQIDVKHIVLETDSPYLAPVPYRGKRNESAYLMEIINKLALIYDCTIAEIAEITTQNSKEVFGI; from the coding sequence ATGATAATTACGGACACACATACGCATCTTTATAGCGAAGCTTTTGATTCGGATAGGGATGAGGTCATAAAACGCGCTATAAAAAACGGAATTCAACGTTTTTTTATTCCAGCCATAGATTCTACCTACACCGATGCCATGTTGCAATTACAAAAAGCGTATCCTGATCATGTTTTTTTAATGGCAGGACTACATCCAACCCATGTAAAGGAAGATTTTGAAAAGGAATTACAGCACATCGAGGAATTGTTGGCAAACCACACCTATTATGCCATAGGGGAAATAGGAATTGATTTATATTGGGATAAAAGCTATTTGAAACAACAACAAACCTCCTTTAAAAGACAAATTCAAATCGCTAAAAAACACAATTTACCGATTGTAATTCATTGTCGTGATGCCTTTGATGAAGTTTTTGAAGTATTAGAAGATGAAAAGTCTGATGATTTATTCGGAATCTTTCATTGTTTTACTGGAGATTATGAGCAAGCACAAAAGGCCATATCGTATGGGATGAAATTAGGAATTGGTGGTGTGGTCACTTTTAAAAATGGAAAAATCGATACTTTTTTAGCCCAGATCGACGTAAAGCACATTGTTTTAGAGACCGATTCGCCGTACCTAGCGCCTGTGCCTTATAGAGGTAAACGAAATGAAAGTGCTTATTTGATGGAAATAATAAATAAATTAGCCTTGATTTATGATTGTACAATTGCAGAAATTGCAGAAATTACTACCCAAAACTCCAAAGAAGTTTTTGGGATTTAA
- a CDS encoding asparaginase: MKKTKILLIYTGGTIGMMKDYKSGALKAFNFAKLLKNIPELNQLDCEIQSHSFETPIDSSNINTEHWVAIATTIEETYHEYDGFVVLHGSDTMSYSASALSYMLENLSKPVIFTGSQLPIGDLRTDAKENLITSIQIAALREKDKAVIQEVGLYFEYKLYRGNRTTKINAEHFEAFASLNYPALAESGVHLKVHYEYLLKPNKLKKLVVHKNLDTNVAILKLFPGFNENLLKSVLSTPNLKALIIETYGAGNAPTDQWLIDHLKNAKKNGVQVINVTQCSGGSVIMGQYETSEHLQQMQVINGKDITTEAAITKLMYLLGMDVSPKLFKTIFETPLRGEMI; encoded by the coding sequence ATGAAAAAAACAAAAATTTTACTAATCTATACAGGCGGAACCATTGGGATGATGAAGGATTATAAGTCTGGGGCATTAAAGGCATTTAATTTTGCAAAATTGCTTAAAAATATACCAGAATTAAATCAACTAGATTGTGAAATTCAAAGTCATTCTTTTGAAACACCTATAGATTCATCAAATATCAATACGGAGCATTGGGTCGCCATTGCAACTACTATCGAAGAAACATACCATGAGTATGACGGGTTTGTGGTGCTTCATGGCAGCGATACTATGAGTTATTCCGCTTCAGCATTGAGTTATATGCTTGAGAATTTGTCAAAACCCGTTATTTTTACAGGATCTCAATTGCCTATTGGTGATCTCAGAACCGATGCCAAAGAGAATTTAATTACCTCTATACAAATAGCAGCATTACGCGAGAAAGATAAAGCAGTAATTCAAGAAGTAGGCTTGTATTTTGAATATAAATTGTATCGAGGAAATAGAACTACGAAAATAAACGCAGAGCATTTTGAGGCTTTCGCTTCTTTAAATTATCCTGCACTTGCAGAGTCCGGAGTGCACTTAAAAGTTCATTATGAGTATTTATTAAAGCCTAATAAGCTAAAAAAGTTGGTGGTTCATAAAAATTTAGACACGAATGTTGCCATTTTAAAATTATTTCCTGGATTCAATGAAAACCTATTAAAAAGTGTTTTAAGTACCCCAAATTTAAAAGCCTTAATTATTGAAACCTATGGGGCAGGGAATGCTCCGACCGACCAATGGTTGATTGATCATCTAAAAAATGCAAAAAAAAATGGTGTACAAGTTATTAACGTAACACAGTGTTCAGGAGGAAGTGTTATCATGGGTCAGTATGAAACTAGCGAGCATCTTCAGCAAATGCAAGTAATTAACGGTAAGGATATTACCACAGAAGCCGCGATTACCAAGCTGATGTATTTATTAGGAATGGATGTTTCCCCAAAACTCTTTAAAACAATTTTTGAAACACCACTTCGTGGAGAAATGATTTAA
- a CDS encoding TIGR02281 family clan AA aspartic protease, with translation MKTLKKFLQAKGYSKTKLDLTATNHFEIKAKINGILGRFIVDTGASNTCVGFDKIEYFELTSKASKIKAAGAGATNMETLISTKNSLEIDTWHYTKLKIVLFDLVHVNEALVAHNALPVDGIIGADVLKKGKAIIDYDQKCIYLK, from the coding sequence TTGAAAACACTAAAAAAATTCTTACAAGCTAAGGGATATTCTAAAACCAAGCTTGATTTAACCGCTACTAATCATTTTGAAATTAAGGCAAAAATTAATGGTATATTGGGCAGGTTTATAGTGGATACCGGCGCATCAAACACCTGTGTGGGTTTCGATAAAATCGAATACTTCGAGCTTACTTCGAAAGCGTCGAAAATAAAAGCCGCCGGAGCTGGAGCTACAAATATGGAAACTCTTATTTCTACAAAAAACAGCTTAGAAATTGACACTTGGCACTACACCAAATTAAAAATAGTGCTTTTTGATCTCGTCCATGTCAATGAAGCCCTTGTTGCCCACAATGCACTCCCCGTAGATGGTATTATCGGTGCCGATGTGCTCAAAAAAGGCAAAGCCATCATTGACTATGATCAAAAATGTATTTATTTAAAATAA